A DNA window from Thiopseudomonas alkaliphila contains the following coding sequences:
- a CDS encoding FixH family protein, translated as MQQSDQTKSTWYKEPWVWFILGLLSTSVVLGLSLLFISLKNPPSLVVDNYYDAGKGINRSLERESLATSLKIQAELTLDQERGEALLTLEGESQPPYLELTLISPTQPERDRRIVLQALPDQPGLYRGLLADDDVTGRRMVEVLGKEQEATWRLFEEENVTFSSKILLGEE; from the coding sequence ATGCAACAGTCCGATCAGACAAAATCCACTTGGTACAAAGAACCTTGGGTGTGGTTTATCCTAGGATTACTCAGCACCTCCGTTGTCCTCGGACTGTCGCTGCTATTTATCTCGCTAAAAAACCCACCCAGCCTAGTAGTCGATAACTACTATGATGCGGGTAAAGGAATTAACCGCTCGCTCGAGCGTGAATCCTTAGCTACTAGTTTGAAGATTCAAGCGGAACTGACGTTAGATCAAGAGCGCGGCGAAGCCTTACTTACCCTTGAAGGGGAAAGCCAGCCGCCCTATTTAGAGCTAACCTTGATTTCCCCTACCCAGCCTGAACGTGATCGGCGCATCGTGTTGCAAGCATTACCTGATCAGCCCGGTCTGTATCGTGGCTTATTAGCAGACGATGATGTAACGGGGCGCCGTATGGTTGAAGTTTTGGGTAAAGAACAAGAAGCCACTTGGCGTCTATTTGAAGAAGAGAACGTTACCTTCTCGAGTAAAATTTTGTTAGGCGAAGAGTAA
- a CDS encoding heavy metal translocating P-type ATPase, which produces MTTTPSCYHCGLPIPAHSHFHYPVLQQERQFCCLGCQGVATAIVENGLESYYQHRSEPSANPETLPAVIPDELLLLDRADLQQSFVQHSGDLSEAQLLIEGISCAACGWLIEKHLREESSVAEARLNVSNHRLHIRWNQQQVPLSTLLQKIHQIGYVAHPWQADTATERMAAENKRSLRKVGVAGLLWMQVMMATMATWPEFNIDLSAGFDTILRWTSLILTTPIVFYCSSEFFLGAWRDIKTRHLTMDVSVSLAIGGAYLAGIWSTLTGQGELYFDACGMFALFLLSGRYLEKRARERTSAATAQLVNLLPTSCLRLDENQQTQRILLKELAIDDHVIIPPGHLIPADGIIIEGQSSIDESLLTGEYLPLPKQAGEAVTAGTLNVEGPLTVAVKALGDNTRLSAIVRLLERAQSAKPKIAELADRFAQWFLICVLLIALSVGLIWLQIDSQRAFWVVLSLLVATCPCALSLATPTALTTATGTLHKLGLLLTRGHVLEGLKHIDTVIFDKTGTLTEGKLKLAEIHPLGEYSQQQVIAIAAALESQSEHPIARAFGRSALNAEQVTSFLGLGLEGQINGQTYRIGRADFVSELSQQTPPLTLHSEGQWLLLGDERQVLAWFVLNDQLREDAQQLIDACHQQGWNTYLLSGDSSPMVAKIAEQLGIKHAQAGLTPAQKLAVLEQLHSQGQRVLMLGDGVNDVPVLAAADISIAMGSATDLAKTSADAILLSNRLSTLVDALAVAKKTRRIIIENLGWATLYNGLVIPFAAVGWVTPFWAAIGMSVSSLLVVLNALRLTRIQTT; this is translated from the coding sequence ATGACCACCACGCCATCCTGCTACCACTGTGGGCTGCCGATTCCAGCTCACAGTCATTTTCATTATCCCGTTCTGCAACAAGAGCGCCAATTCTGCTGCCTTGGCTGTCAAGGTGTGGCTACAGCCATTGTTGAAAATGGACTCGAAAGCTATTACCAGCATCGCAGTGAACCTTCAGCTAACCCCGAAACTTTGCCAGCCGTCATTCCTGATGAATTATTACTCCTTGATCGCGCTGATTTACAACAAAGTTTTGTGCAACACTCAGGCGACTTAAGTGAAGCCCAATTACTGATTGAAGGCATCAGCTGCGCAGCTTGTGGGTGGCTAATTGAAAAACATCTGCGCGAAGAATCGAGTGTGGCTGAAGCACGGCTCAATGTCTCAAATCACAGGCTACATATTCGCTGGAATCAACAGCAAGTCCCACTCTCGACGCTGCTGCAAAAGATTCATCAAATTGGTTATGTGGCCCATCCATGGCAAGCAGATACCGCAACTGAGCGCATGGCAGCGGAAAATAAACGCTCATTACGTAAAGTCGGTGTCGCAGGTTTACTGTGGATGCAGGTGATGATGGCCACTATGGCGACTTGGCCTGAGTTTAATATTGACCTGTCCGCAGGCTTTGACACTATTTTACGCTGGACCAGTTTAATTCTTACCACCCCTATTGTTTTTTATTGCAGTAGCGAGTTTTTCTTAGGCGCTTGGCGTGATATTAAAACCCGTCACCTCACCATGGATGTTTCGGTATCACTGGCGATTGGCGGCGCTTATCTTGCTGGTATTTGGTCCACCTTAACGGGGCAAGGCGAGCTATATTTTGATGCCTGCGGTATGTTTGCGCTATTTTTATTATCCGGCCGTTACTTAGAAAAACGGGCCCGCGAGCGCACCTCTGCCGCCACCGCACAGCTGGTTAATCTGCTGCCCACCTCGTGTTTACGACTCGATGAAAACCAACAAACCCAACGGATACTACTGAAAGAACTAGCCATTGATGACCATGTCATTATTCCTCCAGGACACCTAATTCCTGCCGATGGCATCATTATCGAAGGCCAGTCTAGTATTGATGAGTCGTTACTGACTGGCGAATATTTGCCCCTGCCTAAACAGGCTGGCGAAGCAGTCACTGCGGGCACTTTAAACGTAGAAGGCCCCCTCACCGTGGCGGTTAAAGCACTCGGTGATAACACTCGGCTGTCAGCGATTGTGCGCCTTCTAGAGCGCGCCCAAAGTGCTAAACCTAAAATTGCCGAACTGGCTGATCGCTTTGCCCAGTGGTTCTTAATTTGTGTACTTTTAATTGCGCTCAGTGTGGGTTTAATCTGGCTACAAATTGATAGTCAGCGGGCTTTTTGGGTGGTGTTGTCACTGCTGGTAGCGACCTGCCCCTGCGCCCTATCACTGGCCACGCCTACCGCCCTAACCACCGCTACTGGCACGCTACATAAGCTTGGTTTGTTATTAACCCGCGGCCATGTGCTAGAAGGGTTAAAGCATATTGATACGGTGATCTTTGATAAAACGGGCACCTTAACTGAGGGCAAACTTAAACTGGCGGAGATCCATCCTCTTGGTGAGTATTCACAGCAGCAAGTCATCGCCATAGCAGCAGCCCTTGAAAGTCAATCAGAACACCCTATTGCCCGCGCCTTTGGTCGCTCAGCGCTTAATGCAGAGCAGGTCACCAGTTTTCTAGGATTAGGCCTAGAAGGTCAGATTAATGGCCAAACCTATCGCATTGGCCGCGCTGATTTTGTCAGCGAATTAAGTCAGCAAACACCGCCATTGACCTTACACAGTGAAGGTCAATGGCTGCTATTAGGCGATGAACGTCAGGTCTTGGCATGGTTTGTATTAAATGATCAACTACGTGAAGACGCTCAACAACTAATTGATGCTTGCCATCAACAAGGTTGGAACACCTACTTACTATCGGGTGATAGCTCACCGATGGTGGCTAAAATTGCCGAACAATTAGGCATCAAGCATGCTCAAGCAGGTTTAACACCAGCACAAAAACTGGCGGTATTGGAACAGTTGCACAGTCAAGGGCAGCGTGTATTGATGCTCGGAGATGGAGTGAATGATGTGCCGGTACTTGCCGCTGCCGATATCAGTATCGCCATGGGTAGCGCCACTGACCTAGCCAAAACCAGTGCCGATGCCATTTTACTCTCCAACCGCCTTAGCACCTTAGTCGATGCCTTAGCGGTGGCGAAAAAAACCCGCCGCATAATTATTGAAAACCTCGGCTGGGCAACCCTGTACAATGGGCTGGTGATTCCTTTTGCTGCTGTGGGCTGGGTAACGCCTTTTTGGGCAGCCATCGGAATGTCTGTTAGCTCATTACTGGTTGTGTTAAATGCGCTACGTTTAACTCGCATTCAAACCACTTAG
- the ccoS gene encoding cbb3-type cytochrome oxidase assembly protein CcoS translates to MIALYVMVAAAVIIVAVVIRLFFWAVDNGQYEDLDGPAHSILFDDEDPKHTQANASLNHSNEQAVKHKTVTKE, encoded by the coding sequence ATGATTGCGCTCTATGTCATGGTCGCAGCCGCAGTAATTATTGTTGCAGTGGTGATTCGGCTGTTTTTTTGGGCGGTCGATAATGGCCAATACGAAGACTTAGATGGCCCCGCCCATAGCATTTTATTTGATGACGAAGACCCCAAACACACCCAAGCCAATGCCTCGCTCAATCACTCTAATGAGCAAGCGGTGAAGCATAAAACGGTAACGAAAGAGTAA
- a CDS encoding sulfite exporter TauE/SafE family protein: MLSLPLIASALIIGLLGAGHCIGMCGGLMGALTMAIPPEHKAQRFKLLLGYNLGRVSSYGIAGVLFGLGGWALQNSPLALGLRIFAALLLIAMGLYLAGWWFGLNRLERAGQHLWRYIQPLTKRLLPVTSLPKAILLGALWGWLPCGLVYSTLIWSASQGNALHSGLLMVLFGLGTWPVLIISGLAAEQLKQFLQRQAVRIFSGLLLILFGLWTLPGPHQMWLMGH; the protein is encoded by the coding sequence ATGCTGAGCCTACCGTTAATCGCTTCAGCTCTCATCATTGGTTTATTAGGTGCCGGCCACTGTATTGGCATGTGCGGTGGTTTAATGGGAGCATTAACCATGGCCATTCCTCCCGAGCACAAAGCTCAACGCTTTAAGCTGTTACTGGGTTATAACCTCGGTCGTGTGAGCAGCTACGGTATCGCTGGCGTGCTTTTTGGTCTAGGTGGCTGGGCACTACAAAATAGTCCTTTGGCTTTAGGGCTGCGTATCTTTGCCGCTTTATTACTCATTGCCATGGGCTTATATTTAGCCGGCTGGTGGTTTGGTTTAAATCGCCTTGAGCGCGCAGGACAACACCTTTGGCGCTATATTCAACCCCTAACCAAACGTTTATTACCTGTAACCAGCTTACCTAAAGCAATTCTCCTTGGCGCATTATGGGGCTGGCTGCCATGTGGCTTGGTGTATAGCACCTTAATTTGGTCAGCCAGCCAAGGTAATGCGCTACATAGTGGCTTATTAATGGTGCTATTTGGCTTAGGTACCTGGCCGGTATTAATTATTTCTGGACTTGCTGCTGAACAATTAAAGCAATTTTTACAACGCCAAGCGGTGCGTATTTTCAGTGGCTTACTGTTAATTCTATTTGGTCTTTGGACCCTGCCCGGCCCACATCAAATGTGGTTGATGGGCCATTAA
- a CDS encoding oxygen-independent coproporphyrinogen III oxidase, producing MQSLFSWMTSKTKPRLAIAKASHSPHSLALYRALRNTRDTQHPISLQIYLPSCQTPCSCCTTRRTTAAVASYDYLQALKNELTLIASQLSQHNVIKQLEVHGSSHFLSLAQLGELMNFIEQKLCLQADFFNDYHITLDPARYDWGDISKLHQIGFNHVTFGINLNDHSGLNPLRHVRRLIEAARTFQFRSIGCQIFYPQHASKLANWQPLLDELSWLMPDRLQFIAHASTANPALTVSPYLCSALRTFTAADYTHLGNGQFSLGDDDLTIAYEEGFLAHAEQGYTAHQKSYQIGVGVGAVTRIQQFEGANTSSMAHYLALSLTPQLSITSTQPLTSGEQYHADLQQAWLCQYQLALTALQHAFNPAQSTEFYQLMQHLTLLSEAQLVNLTDQRCTLTVTGRLIALPLWQSIAAYLPVNTH from the coding sequence ATGCAGTCTTTATTTTCTTGGATGACGTCTAAGACTAAGCCACGCTTAGCCATTGCTAAAGCCTCTCATTCTCCCCACTCGTTGGCGCTCTACCGTGCACTGCGCAATACTCGTGATACCCAGCATCCGATTAGCTTACAAATTTATTTGCCTAGCTGCCAAACCCCGTGCTCCTGCTGTACGACTCGGCGCACAACTGCTGCTGTAGCTAGTTATGACTATCTGCAAGCACTCAAAAATGAACTGACCTTAATTGCCAGTCAGCTTAGCCAACATAATGTAATCAAACAGTTAGAAGTACATGGCTCCAGTCACTTTCTATCTCTAGCTCAACTCGGTGAGTTAATGAATTTTATCGAGCAGAAGCTGTGCCTACAGGCCGATTTTTTTAATGATTACCACATCACCTTAGATCCTGCCCGTTATGACTGGGGCGATATTTCTAAGTTGCACCAGATCGGCTTTAACCATGTCACCTTTGGTATTAATTTAAATGATCACTCTGGGTTAAACCCGCTACGCCATGTTCGACGCTTAATTGAAGCGGCACGTACTTTTCAGTTTCGTAGTATCGGCTGCCAGATTTTTTATCCCCAACACGCTAGTAAACTAGCAAACTGGCAACCCCTACTGGATGAGTTGTCTTGGTTAATGCCTGATCGTCTGCAGTTTATTGCCCACGCCTCAACTGCTAATCCTGCATTAACGGTCAGTCCTTATCTCTGCAGCGCACTTCGCACCTTTACCGCTGCCGACTATACCCACTTAGGCAATGGACAGTTCAGTTTAGGCGATGATGATTTAACCATTGCTTACGAAGAAGGCTTTTTAGCCCATGCTGAACAGGGCTATACCGCTCACCAGAAAAGTTATCAAATTGGAGTCGGGGTCGGAGCTGTTACCCGCATTCAACAGTTTGAAGGCGCTAACACTTCATCTATGGCCCATTATTTGGCTTTATCACTCACCCCACAGCTAAGTATTACTAGCACTCAGCCCCTAACTAGCGGCGAACAATACCATGCAGATTTACAGCAAGCCTGGCTTTGCCAGTATCAGCTAGCACTCACTGCATTACAGCACGCCTTTAACCCTGCACAAAGTACGGAGTTTTATCAGTTAATGCAGCATCTTACGCTGCTCAGCGAAGCACAACTGGTAAACCTAACTGACCAGCGTTGCACGCTAACGGTAACTGGGCGGCTGATTGCCCTACCGCTTTGGCAATCCATTGCCGCTTACTTACCTGTGAACACCCACTAG
- a CDS encoding transglycosylase SLT domain-containing protein, which produces MHKAALSFYTLCLAGSLVLTSLPASAASISSQRSLYTQAKAAMDKKDPAVYLANQRQLKNYPLTPYLAYEELSLRLDSASTQEVERFLKAHDDLPQSRWLKLRWLRNLAKNYDWKTFDRYYSAELNFTELDCLSGQSHLYQGRKQQAFALADQLWLSGQSQPNACDPLFAAWQDAGLQTEEKRWERLKLAVQARNYGLANYLVKQLAYSHNQAQLLIAVSKNPERLNDRAQFASNHPLMGEIVLAGLTRLARQSPETTIPLLADYSRQFSFSPEQQLSVARTVALTLAKRFDAKALPIMATYDPELKDDSLTEWRTRLLLRLERWSEAHQLIKRFPQHLAETNRWRYWLARTEQLANPRSQQITTLFNAIPQERDFYSFLAADFLHQPYVLTHIPVKPSQSTLKTLEALPGTQRAQEFYARGEVIDARREWYHVGSQLSAEQLKAQAQLAFNMNWYFPAIRGLGLAKHLDDLVIRFPTPYKSSLIQYAKAQSISPSWAMAITRQESGFMEDARSHAGALGLMQLMPATARETAKRYQINLPSNAQVLNPTTNIQLGTAYLNQVASQFNGNRVLASAAYNAGPGRVRQWLRGAEHLPYDVWAETIPFDETRLYVHNVLTYAVIYGKKLNVPTSVVEPSEKILHL; this is translated from the coding sequence ATGCATAAAGCTGCCCTTTCGTTTTATACCCTGTGTTTAGCCGGTAGCTTAGTGCTCACTAGCCTGCCAGCTAGCGCGGCATCAATTAGCAGCCAGCGCAGTCTTTACACTCAAGCCAAAGCAGCCATGGATAAAAAAGATCCAGCGGTGTATTTGGCCAATCAGCGCCAACTAAAAAACTATCCACTAACCCCTTATTTGGCTTATGAAGAACTCAGCTTGCGCCTAGATAGCGCCAGCACGCAAGAAGTGGAGCGTTTCTTAAAGGCGCACGATGATTTACCCCAAAGTCGTTGGCTGAAACTACGCTGGCTGCGTAATTTAGCGAAAAATTACGACTGGAAAACCTTTGATCGCTACTACTCAGCAGAGCTTAACTTTACCGAGCTGGACTGCCTAAGTGGTCAGTCCCACCTCTATCAAGGCCGTAAACAACAAGCTTTTGCCTTAGCTGACCAACTTTGGCTGAGTGGCCAATCGCAGCCCAATGCTTGCGATCCGTTATTTGCAGCCTGGCAAGATGCTGGCTTACAAACCGAAGAGAAACGCTGGGAACGGTTAAAGTTAGCGGTTCAAGCACGTAACTATGGGCTGGCTAATTACTTAGTTAAGCAGCTAGCCTACAGCCACAATCAAGCCCAATTACTGATTGCGGTAAGTAAAAATCCCGAGCGCCTCAATGACCGTGCTCAATTTGCCAGTAATCACCCACTGATGGGAGAAATTGTCTTAGCTGGCCTCACTCGCTTAGCCAGACAAAGCCCTGAAACCACTATCCCCTTACTCGCCGACTACAGCCGACAATTTAGCTTCTCCCCTGAGCAGCAACTGAGTGTCGCCCGTACCGTGGCTTTGACCCTAGCCAAGCGCTTTGATGCCAAAGCCCTACCCATCATGGCCACCTATGACCCCGAGCTAAAAGATGACAGCTTAACCGAATGGCGCACCCGACTTTTACTTAGACTAGAGCGTTGGTCTGAGGCGCACCAATTAATTAAACGTTTTCCGCAACATCTGGCCGAGACCAATCGCTGGCGCTATTGGTTAGCCCGTACCGAACAGCTGGCCAATCCACGTAGCCAACAGATCACTACGCTATTTAATGCCATTCCTCAAGAGCGGGATTTTTATAGTTTTCTCGCGGCAGATTTTTTACATCAACCCTATGTACTAACTCATATTCCCGTTAAACCGAGTCAATCTACACTAAAAACGCTAGAGGCCTTACCTGGCACCCAGCGCGCGCAAGAATTTTATGCCAGAGGTGAAGTGATTGATGCCAGACGCGAGTGGTATCACGTTGGCTCACAATTGTCAGCCGAACAGCTCAAAGCACAAGCGCAACTAGCGTTTAATATGAATTGGTATTTTCCTGCCATTCGCGGACTAGGCCTCGCCAAACACTTAGACGACTTAGTGATTCGCTTCCCTACTCCCTACAAAAGCAGCTTGATTCAATACGCCAAGGCACAATCAATTAGCCCCAGCTGGGCAATGGCGATTACGCGCCAAGAAAGTGGTTTTATGGAAGATGCTCGCTCTCACGCCGGTGCTTTAGGCTTAATGCAATTAATGCCCGCTACTGCCCGTGAAACGGCGAAACGCTACCAAATCAATCTGCCATCCAATGCTCAAGTGCTCAATCCAACCACCAATATTCAGCTAGGTACCGCTTATTTAAATCAAGTGGCTAGCCAGTTTAATGGTAACCGAGTCTTAGCTTCTGCGGCCTATAACGCAGGTCCTGGACGAGTTCGCCAATGGCTACGTGGCGCTGAGCACTTACCCTATGATGTCTGGGCGGAAACCATTCCCTTTGATGAAACACGGCTGTACGTACATAACGTGCTGACCTATGCGGTCATTTACGGGAAAAAGCTCAATGTTCCTACCTCGGTGGTTGAACCCAGCGAGAAAATACTGCACCTATAA
- the tauD gene encoding taurine dioxygenase: protein MPLQITPLSPALGAVVQGVQLSQPLSLTTKQQLEQALLQYQVLFFRDQPITPAQQKHLAEQFGMLHVHPIFPKVAEQPEIIVLDTELTDLTDNALWHTDVTFLAKPAMGAILSAKILPAVGGDTLWASSSAAYQGLSAPMQRLLEGLSATHDISLSFPEARFAIDPQQKRHYQQVTQNNPPVSHPVIRIHPQTGEKGLFVSQGFTRCINELSTAESDALLAFLFAHSTQPAYSIRWQWRVNDIAFWDNRITQHYAVLDYLPNRRVMHRATILGDRPY, encoded by the coding sequence ATGCCATTACAGATCACACCGTTAAGCCCTGCACTAGGTGCAGTAGTGCAAGGGGTACAGCTCAGCCAGCCGTTATCCTTGACCACTAAACAACAACTGGAACAAGCACTGCTTCAGTACCAAGTACTCTTTTTTCGCGATCAGCCGATTACGCCGGCGCAGCAAAAGCACTTAGCTGAGCAGTTTGGCATGCTACACGTGCATCCTATTTTTCCAAAAGTCGCTGAGCAGCCGGAGATTATTGTGCTAGATACTGAGCTGACAGACTTAACCGATAATGCGTTGTGGCATACGGATGTTACCTTTCTAGCTAAGCCAGCAATGGGAGCTATTTTGTCTGCCAAAATTTTACCAGCAGTGGGTGGTGATACGTTATGGGCCAGCAGTAGCGCGGCTTATCAAGGATTGTCGGCGCCGATGCAGCGATTATTAGAAGGATTAAGCGCAACCCATGATATTAGTTTGTCATTTCCTGAGGCGCGCTTTGCCATTGATCCCCAACAAAAAAGGCATTATCAGCAGGTCACTCAGAATAATCCTCCGGTGTCCCATCCAGTTATTCGTATACATCCACAAACCGGGGAGAAGGGCTTATTTGTCAGCCAAGGTTTTACGCGCTGCATTAATGAGCTTTCAACAGCAGAAAGTGATGCCTTGCTAGCTTTTCTCTTTGCTCACAGTACACAGCCAGCCTACAGCATTCGCTGGCAATGGCGCGTGAATGACATTGCTTTTTGGGATAACCGCATTACTCAGCATTATGCAGTTTTGGATTATTTACCCAATCGCCGAGTAATGCATCGGGCAACCATTTTGGGCGATAGGCCTTATTAG
- a CDS encoding ABC transporter permease subunit has product MNFAYALACSLPKSKYASAKAVKRPTALVLGLISITSLLGCWWWVSAVGWLDPLFLPSPHSILQRLWMILQQGYMGVGLLTHIGMSLWRITQALLLVLITAIPLGIAMGRWPLLKGLVDPIIEFFRPIPPLAYLPLIVIWAGIGEGSKVLLIFIAIFAPVLIATANAVKAVSPSRLRAAASLGASSWQQTRWIVLPSALPEILVGIRIGLGVGWSTLVAAELIAATEGLGFMVQSASQFLVTEVVILGIVLIGLIAISLELVLRWLQQRWVPWYGKNY; this is encoded by the coding sequence ATGAACTTTGCTTATGCGCTGGCCTGCAGTTTACCAAAATCAAAATACGCCTCAGCTAAGGCGGTGAAACGACCTACAGCACTTGTTCTTGGCCTGATCAGTATTACTAGCTTATTGGGCTGCTGGTGGTGGGTGAGTGCCGTGGGTTGGCTGGATCCACTGTTTTTGCCTAGTCCACACAGCATCTTACAGCGCTTGTGGATGATTTTGCAGCAAGGGTATATGGGTGTTGGATTACTGACCCATATTGGCATGAGCCTGTGGCGCATAACTCAAGCGCTACTGTTGGTATTAATCACTGCTATTCCTTTAGGTATTGCCATGGGGCGTTGGCCGTTGCTCAAGGGCTTAGTCGATCCAATCATCGAATTTTTTCGGCCGATTCCGCCCTTAGCCTATTTGCCATTAATAGTTATTTGGGCAGGGATTGGTGAGGGGTCTAAGGTTTTGCTAATTTTTATTGCGATCTTTGCTCCAGTCTTAATTGCTACTGCCAATGCAGTCAAAGCAGTGTCACCTAGTCGACTCAGGGCTGCCGCTAGTTTAGGAGCAAGCTCTTGGCAGCAAACGCGCTGGATTGTTTTGCCCAGTGCACTGCCAGAAATTTTAGTCGGTATCCGCATTGGTTTGGGGGTGGGTTGGTCAACCTTGGTCGCAGCAGAGCTGATTGCTGCAACAGAAGGTTTGGGCTTTATGGTGCAGTCGGCATCGCAGTTTTTAGTCACCGAAGTGGTGATTCTAGGCATTGTTTTGATTGGCCTGATTGCCATTAGTTTAGAGTTGGTGCTGCGTTGGTTACAGCAACGTTGGGTGCCTTGGTATGGAAAAAACTATTAA
- a CDS encoding taurine ABC transporter ATP-binding protein, translating into MTELQVKQLSASYGAQRVLQDLSFSLKSQQLLVILGPSGSGKTTLLNLLAGFESPLAGDLLLNQVAITGPSVERGVVAQADTLLPWLNVLQNIALPLRLAKLPAIQCQQQAEYWLHRVGLQALAERQIWQLSGGQKQRVSLARALAAEPKLLLLDEPFAALDLLAKEQMQQLLLEVWQLTSTPMLLITHDVEEALFLATDILLLTNQGQIAQQLSVDFSQLFVQGATIRELKSSAAFIAKRELLLGQILAAYSSEAA; encoded by the coding sequence ATGACAGAGCTACAAGTAAAGCAGCTCAGTGCCAGTTACGGGGCACAGCGGGTATTACAGGATCTGAGTTTTAGCCTTAAATCACAGCAACTGTTGGTCATTTTGGGGCCATCAGGAAGTGGCAAGACTACGTTACTTAATTTGCTGGCGGGGTTTGAGTCCCCCTTAGCAGGAGACCTATTACTCAATCAGGTTGCGATTACTGGACCGAGTGTAGAGCGTGGCGTGGTGGCGCAAGCGGATACGTTATTGCCTTGGTTGAATGTATTGCAAAATATCGCTTTGCCATTGCGTTTGGCTAAGTTACCGGCGATACAGTGCCAACAGCAGGCTGAGTACTGGCTGCATCGAGTGGGTTTGCAGGCTTTAGCTGAGCGCCAGATTTGGCAGCTCTCTGGTGGGCAAAAACAGCGGGTGAGCTTAGCAAGGGCGCTTGCTGCTGAACCTAAGTTACTGTTGCTAGATGAACCCTTTGCTGCTTTAGACCTGTTAGCTAAGGAGCAAATGCAGCAGCTATTGCTTGAGGTTTGGCAGTTAACTAGCACCCCGATGCTATTAATTACCCATGATGTCGAAGAGGCCTTGTTTTTAGCCACAGATATTTTGCTGCTGACGAACCAAGGCCAGATTGCTCAGCAACTCAGTGTGGATTTCTCGCAGCTTTTTGTTCAAGGCGCAACAATTCGAGAGCTGAAGTCTTCGGCAGCATTTATTGCAAAGCGCGAATTACTCTTAGGGCAGATTCTTGCCGCTTATTCATCGGAGGCAGCATGA
- the tauA gene encoding taurine ABC transporter substrate-binding protein, with protein MRFTRSSYRLIAVALSFSATALLAAELTIGYQTGVQPSVLAQAQGEFEKNTQATLHWQRFNTGADLVKALASGQVQIGYLGVSPFTAAISRDVPLQAILVAELLGDAEALVVRAGIKQPEDLVGKKIAVPFVSTSHYGLLKALELWGVEPRTLSLLNMDPPAIVAAWQRGDIDGAFVWDPALGVAKQTGQVLLSAADLAANQSPVLDVWVVRQAFAQAYPQAVTDFTDTVLQSYANYRENTAQFLDDPQQLQLISRVSGAKSSDIAQLLAGNQFPVRAEQAALLTQTLPKAMADTADFLHAQGQLTKRLADYSAYITTDFVVELQEQ; from the coding sequence ATGCGCTTTACTCGTTCAAGCTACAGATTAATCGCCGTCGCTTTAAGTTTCTCTGCAACGGCACTTTTGGCGGCCGAGCTAACTATTGGTTACCAAACGGGAGTGCAACCCAGTGTTCTGGCTCAAGCTCAGGGAGAGTTTGAAAAAAACACACAAGCAACGCTGCATTGGCAGCGCTTTAATACCGGCGCTGATTTAGTCAAAGCTTTAGCTTCTGGGCAAGTTCAAATCGGCTATCTTGGCGTTAGTCCTTTTACTGCGGCTATTAGTCGTGATGTACCGTTACAGGCAATTTTGGTCGCTGAGCTGCTAGGTGATGCTGAAGCCTTAGTGGTACGAGCTGGCATCAAACAGCCAGAAGATTTAGTCGGCAAAAAGATTGCCGTGCCCTTTGTTTCTACCAGTCATTACGGTTTGCTTAAAGCTTTAGAGTTATGGGGAGTAGAGCCACGCACGCTTAGTTTACTGAATATGGATCCACCAGCCATTGTGGCAGCTTGGCAGCGCGGGGATATTGATGGTGCTTTTGTTTGGGATCCGGCCTTAGGCGTAGCCAAACAAACAGGCCAAGTGTTGCTGTCTGCGGCTGACTTAGCCGCCAACCAATCCCCAGTGTTAGATGTTTGGGTTGTACGCCAGGCGTTTGCCCAAGCTTACCCGCAAGCAGTAACAGACTTTACTGACACAGTACTGCAAAGTTATGCCAACTATCGTGAAAATACCGCTCAGTTTCTGGATGATCCGCAGCAATTGCAGTTGATCAGTCGGGTTTCTGGTGCCAAGAGCAGCGATATAGCGCAGTTACTTGCAGGTAATCAATTTCCTGTACGCGCCGAGCAGGCTGCGCTGTTAACTCAGACCTTGCCAAAAGCAATGGCTGATACCGCTGATTTTTTACACGCTCAGGGACAGCTAACTAAACGGCTTGCGGATTATTCGGCTTACATTACCACTGATTTTGTCGTTGAACTGCAGGAGCAATAA